A single region of the Anomaloglossus baeobatrachus isolate aAnoBae1 chromosome 2, aAnoBae1.hap1, whole genome shotgun sequence genome encodes:
- the ID3 gene encoding DNA-binding protein inhibitor ID-3 has protein sequence MKAISPVRSMASCYQAVCCLSEQSLSIARSSSHKGSEEPMGLLYDMNDCYSKLRELVPGIPQGSKLSQVEILQHVIDYIFDLQIVLGEEQDHNSILSLQKADFSEMTTKGDASSICH, from the exons ATGAAAGCCATCAGCCCCGTGAGATCTATGGCCAGCTGCTACCAGGCTGTGTGCTGCTTGTCTGAGCAGAGCCTGAGCATTGCCAGAAGCAGCAGTCATAAGGGATCCGAGGAGCCCATGGGTCTACTGTATGACATGAATGACTGCTACTCCAAGCTTCGGGAGCTGGTTCCTGGGATCCCACAAGGAAGCAAGCTCAGCCAAGTAGAGATCCTACAACATGTCATTGATTACATCTTCGACCTGCAAATCGTGTTGGGGGAAGAGCAAGACCACAACTCCATCCTCTCCTTACAG AAAGCTGACTTCTCAGAAATGACAACGAAAGGAGATGCCAGCAGCATTTGCCACTGA